The following DNA comes from Novosphingobium sp. PP1Y.
ACCTGGGCGGCAACGCTGCGGCGGTCGTGCCGGGCGATGAAGACGGTGTCGTTCATTGCGCACAGCCAGCGTAGCGGGCCGATCGCCGCCAGGCCGTCATGCGCGACGAAGGCGGAGCCGGTGACGCCGGCAATGGCCGGAATGTCCAGCCAGCTGACGTGATTGGCGAGGAAGAACGCGCGGGGGCCGGGGTGCTCGCCCGCCGTGCGCAGGCGCAGGCCGGCGATGGCCGCGACGAGCCTGAGGAACAGGCGGGGGATGGGATTCGCCGATGTGAAGGGCGCGAACAGGTAATATAGCGCGACGCACGTCACCACGCTGGCCAGCAGAAGGACGATCCGGCAGGCAATCAGGACCCAGCCCAGCGGCGCGATGCGCTGCAGACGGGCCGGGTCCGTGATGTTACTTGCGGGCTTCACCGTCCTCGCGGTCGATCCTGACGCCGAACAGTTCCATGCGGTGATCGACAAGCCGGAAACCCAGCTTTTCGGCGATCTGACGCTGCAGGGATTCCAGTTCCGGATCGACGAATTCGATGACGGCGCCGGATTCGACGTCGATCATGTGGTCGTGATGCGCTTCCGGTGCAGCTTCGTAGCGGGCGCGCCCGTCACCGAAATCGTGACGATCGAGGATGCCCGCTTCTTCGAACAGGCGAACCGTGCGGTAGACCGTGGCAATCGAGATGCCCGGGTCGATGGCCGTGGCGCGTTCGTACAGTTTTTCGACGTCGGGGTGATCGGTGCTTTCGGAAAGAACTTTTGCAATGACTCGGCGCTGATCGGTGATCCGAAGACCACGTTCATGACAAAGAGCTTCGAGGTCGATGGGTTGGTGCACGTTTGACCTATAAAAACAAGTAGGGCGCACCGGCCACGTTAGGCCGATGCGCCCGGAATCTCAACCGTCTGTCGGTCGATCAGGCGGCAGCCTTGGGCTTGCGTCCGCGACGAGCATTGGGCTTGCGACCAAGGCCGATCTTCTTCGCGAGTTCGCGGCGCTTTTCGGCATAGTTGGGGGCGACCATCGGATAGTCGGCGGGCAGGTTCCAGCGCGCGCGATATTCTTCCGGGGTCATGTTGTAGTGGGTCATGAGGTGACGCTTGAGCATCTTCAGCTTCTTGCCGTCCTCAAGACAGATAATATAGTCCGGCTTCACCGAAGCGCGCACGGATACTGCCGGTTCCGGCTTTTCTTCTTCAACGGCCGCAGCGCTGCCAAGTCCGGAGAGTGCACCGTAGACGTTGGTGATAAGCGCAGGCAGATCTTCGACGGAAACGCTGTTGTTGCTTACATGCGCTGCGACGATGTCGGACGTCAGCGTGATCAGCGTTTCATTGGTATCGATTTGGATGTCTTCCATGTTTGGACCTCTTTGCGACCGCATTACTGGGGGGATTGGGCGAGCTTATACTAGCCGCTGCGTCCACTGAACCATTTCTTTGAAGAATACAAGTTCATTTCAGCGATTCGGACTCAATCGTAGATGAGTTCAAATCACTTGCATCAATTTGTAACACCTTACCTTGAGATGTCGCAGGCGAAGGTAATTGCGTCGATCCGCTGACCATCGGCTGTTCGATAGTAGTCTGGTCTTTCGCCGATGACGCCAAATCCGAAATCTCTATAAAGGGATTCGGCCGGATTACCTCTTCTCATTTCAAGCAGCAGGCGTTTTGCGCCTCTTTCGCGAGCGGATTCCCGCAAAGAATTGAGCATGATGCGCCCAAGGCCACGCCTGCGGTATTCCGGGCGAACGGCAAGAAGCAGCAATTCCTCTTCTTCGAAACCGGTGCGTGACAGAGAAAAGCCGGCGACAACTTCACCTTCGGGTGAGGCTTTGCCCTCCGGAGAGATCAGGAAGTAATGCGTGAAGCCGAACGCGATGGCATCTTCGACCTGCCGACGGTTCCAGGCTTCGCCCCAGATCGGATCAAATCCGGCGGACATGACCGCCATGAGCCGGTCTATGTCGTCATTCATGCCTGCTTCGCC
Coding sequences within:
- a CDS encoding Fur family transcriptional regulator, which gives rise to MHQPIDLEALCHERGLRITDQRRVIAKVLSESTDHPDVEKLYERATAIDPGISIATVYRTVRLFEEAGILDRHDFGDGRARYEAAPEAHHDHMIDVESGAVIEFVDPELESLQRQIAEKLGFRLVDHRMELFGVRIDREDGEARK
- a CDS encoding GNAT family N-acetyltransferase gives rise to the protein MNDDIDRLMAVMSAGFDPIWGEAWNRRQVEDAIAFGFTHYFLISPEGKASPEGEVVAGFSLSRTGFEEEELLLLAVRPEYRRRGLGRIMLNSLRESARERGAKRLLLEMRRGNPAESLYRDFGFGVIGERPDYYRTADGQRIDAITFACDISR
- a CDS encoding 1-acyl-sn-glycerol-3-phosphate acyltransferase gives rise to the protein MKPASNITDPARLQRIAPLGWVLIACRIVLLLASVVTCVALYYLFAPFTSANPIPRLFLRLVAAIAGLRLRTAGEHPGPRAFFLANHVSWLDIPAIAGVTGSAFVAHDGLAAIGPLRWLCAMNDTVFIARHDRRSVAAQVRLVREALHDTGALTIFPEGTTGEGTRLLPFKSSLLSAIDADIEHVPIQPVWLDYGPRVADIAWVGSEPGLSNAMRILARWRPIPLTIHFLAPLVGEERTDRKAIARAARARIEAAMHET
- a CDS encoding MucR family transcriptional regulator; its protein translation is MEDIQIDTNETLITLTSDIVAAHVSNNSVSVEDLPALITNVYGALSGLGSAAAVEEEKPEPAVSVRASVKPDYIICLEDGKKLKMLKRHLMTHYNMTPEEYRARWNLPADYPMVAPNYAEKRRELAKKIGLGRKPNARRGRKPKAAA